ATACATTCCCTCTGAATCAAAACAAAACACAAAAACTTTTCTTTATAAGAGGAGAATCCTCCTCCACCCGTCATTCCTTTTCCACAAGGAAAGTGATGATGAGGAAGAGCAGGAAGGCGATGAGCAGGATGCTGCCGCCGACGATGAAATAGATCATGTTGAATGTTTCGTTGAAGTTGAACGGGTTGAGCATATAGAAGTACATGCCGCTTGTAAGTGTCACTGCACCGACCATCCCCGTGATGCCGTGGATATGTACAAGCAGCTTATTTTTAATGGTGTAGACGCTGTAGAATATTCCCCATGCAAACATGGACAGCCATCCGACAAGCAGCACATGCGTATGGATTGGACGGATGCTGTAGTCCATCTCCCCGGCCATCTGCGACCCGATGAATACACCGAGCAGGCCGAATACCGATGCCACCCGTATAAAGTTGATACCCCATTTTCTTTCCATTATGAAGCCTCCTGAATTTTTAAAAGTCGTCTGGAAGATTTTCCTTCTTCCATCCATCATTATAATATAAACCATTTTTGGACAAAAAACACACCCATCCGAATCTGGAACGGATGGGTGCATTCTATATATGAAAAATCGTTGGACACATATTAAACTTTCTGCATGCTCATCTTCGGACCGAACGGCTCGAAGTGGATGCGCGAATTATCGATGCCCATGCCATTGAGCTCGGCAATCATCGGGTTCATGAAGCGCATGGAGCCGCAGAGGTAGATTTCACGGTCGTCACTGCCTGCAAAATTGCTGCTGTTCAGGTAACCCTCAGTATCACTGTACTTCACTTGGATATCTGCACCTGCCGCCTGCAGTTTCTCGAACTGGTCCTTGAACGGCAGATGGTCCTCGTTGAATGTGCTGTATACGAATTTGACATCTTTGCCTTTGGAGACCGCCTCTTCAGCCATGGCCATGACCGGTGTCGCACCGACACCTCCTGCGATGAAGAGCAGTTTGTCGTGGTCTTCCTCAACCTTGAAGTCGCCTGCCGGTGCAGAAAGGAAGAGTGCGTCGCCTTCTTCGATGCCGTCGTGGAGATAGTTGGATACTACACCCTTATTATCATCGACGACTTCACGTTTGACTGCGAATGTGATGCCATCCTCTGCATCATTTGAACAGATGGAATAGTGGCGCAGTGCCTCATAAGGATAACCGGAAGGCTTCACCTTCACCGTAATGTACTGTCCCGCTGTGAATGCCTTGTCCACATCACCGGAATCCACTGTGAACCTGACGATATCAGGCGTCATGACTTCCTTCTTCCTGACGATGAATGGTTTGAAGCCATCCCAAGCAGCAGCCTGGTACATGTCAGCCTCCACATCGATGAATACTTGGGCGATTTGATTGTAGTAGTCTCCCCATGCATCGATGATTTCAGGTGTCGCCTGGTCGCCAAGCACTTCCTGGATGCCTTCAAGCAGATGTTTCCCGACAATCGGATAGTGTTCCGGTCTGATCTCAAGGGCACGGTGTTTGTGCGCAATGCCGACGACGTGAGGAACGATCGCATCAAGATTGTCGATGTGCTTAGCTGCAGCCAATACCGTCATCGCAAGTGCCTTCGGCTGGTCGCCGATCTTCTGATTCGTCTGGTTGAAGATGTTGAGCAGTTCAGGATGGGCCTTGAACATATTCTGATAGAATGTGGAAGTGATTTCGGTGCCGTGTGCTTCCAATACTGGAATCGTCGCTTTGATGACCTCTTTTTTCTCTTCAGTAATCATATTAATAAAACCCCTTCGGTCATAAGATATATTTTCAATACATCTTTATAATACGTTAATATGAAATGGTTTTCAAGTGGTTGTGCTCTATTTCACAATTTGTTCACAGAATAGTTCCGTTTCGGTGAGCTTTATTTATATAGGGAATGAATGCGTGTATAATTATATGAAGGAGATGATTACAGTGAAACTGACATTGTATACGGACTACTCTTTGCGTGTACTGATGTACCTCGGCATGCGTGATGAGGAGAAGATCCAGATAGATGAGATCGCGGGCTACTATAATATTTCGAGGAACCATCTGACGAAAGTGGTGCACCACCTGGCAAAGCTGGGCTACATCAAAACTGTCCGTGGCCGTGGCGGGGGGATTATGCTAAACTATAGACCAGAAGCGGTCAATATAGGGGAAGTCGTCCGTCAGACGGAAGATAATTTCCATATGGCCGAATGCTTCTCGGAAGGCAACGAATGCGTCCTGACACCCGTGTGCGGGCTGCGTTTCGTGCTGAATGATGCCCTCAAGGCATATCTTGAAGTACTCGATAAATATACATTGCAGGATATTATTCCAAAAGCAATCCCGAGGTGACCATAATGAACTCAAGTACAATAATAAAATTCATGGCCGGCCTGCTGCCGGTAGCCCCCATCACAGGGGAACTGCTGGATGAAGAACTTCAGCAGGCCGAAGTTTCCGAAACAAAGACGGAATCGGAAGACCAGACTGATTCCAAGTACGCCGACTATGAGGGTCCGACGATGGAAGAGGAAATTGCAGCCCACAGCGGCAATGTGCCAGCCATCAAAGGTACCGGAGGGTATAACGTTCAAGTCGGGGACGATTTCGACCCGCTTGCCGGCGTCTATGCGGTCGACAATACGGACGGGAACATCACCGGAAACATCGAAGTGACATCCAACAATGTCAACACCAATCAGCCGGGCACCTATAACGTCTCATACCGTGTTGAAAACAGCCGGGGGGCCTATTACGAGTATACGCGTGTGATTGAAGTATCGAATGCTGCCAGTGATCCGGTGCCGATGATTCCACCGACCGAAGCACAACTTTCAGGTGACACCGGGAAAACTGAATCAGCTGAGGATGACGTCTCCAGCAGTTCGGCCATCACATTCCTCGGGCTCGAAGATGTTACCATTCCGCAAGGATCCGA
The sequence above is drawn from the Salinicoccus roseus genome and encodes:
- a CDS encoding RrF2 family transcriptional regulator; translation: MKLTLYTDYSLRVLMYLGMRDEEKIQIDEIAGYYNISRNHLTKVVHHLAKLGYIKTVRGRGGGIMLNYRPEAVNIGEVVRQTEDNFHMAECFSEGNECVLTPVCGLRFVLNDALKAYLEVLDKYTLQDIIPKAIPR
- a CDS encoding immunoglobulin-like domain-containing protein; translated protein: MNSSTIIKFMAGLLPVAPITGELLDEELQQAEVSETKTESEDQTDSKYADYEGPTMEEEIAAHSGNVPAIKGTGGYNVQVGDDFDPLAGVYAVDNTDGNITGNIEVTSNNVNTNQPGTYNVSYRVENSRGAYYEYTRVIEVSNAASDPVPMIPPTEAQLSGDTGKTESAEDDVSSSSAITFLGLEDVTIPQGSEFNPKEDVAIIDVDGSDITHRTHISGEVDTDTPGEYTIAYAVFDHFGDPHAKARTITVE
- a CDS encoding globin domain-containing protein, whose protein sequence is MITEEKKEVIKATIPVLEAHGTEITSTFYQNMFKAHPELLNIFNQTNQKIGDQPKALAMTVLAAAKHIDNLDAIVPHVVGIAHKHRALEIRPEHYPIVGKHLLEGIQEVLGDQATPEIIDAWGDYYNQIAQVFIDVEADMYQAAAWDGFKPFIVRKKEVMTPDIVRFTVDSGDVDKAFTAGQYITVKVKPSGYPYEALRHYSICSNDAEDGITFAVKREVVDDNKGVVSNYLHDGIEEGDALFLSAPAGDFKVEEDHDKLLFIAGGVGATPVMAMAEEAVSKGKDVKFVYSTFNEDHLPFKDQFEKLQAAGADIQVKYSDTEGYLNSSNFAGSDDREIYLCGSMRFMNPMIAELNGMGIDNSRIHFEPFGPKMSMQKV